From the genome of Scytonema hofmannii PCC 7110, one region includes:
- a CDS encoding DUF4160 domain-containing protein: MPEISRFFGIIITMYYNDHPPPHFHVRYNQQKAIVSIETLEILEGELTSRLFKLVLEWATLHESELMADWELARDNQPLNKILPLE; encoded by the coding sequence ATGCCTGAAATTAGCCGATTTTTTGGAATTATTATTACCATGTACTATAACGACCATCCTCCGCCACACTTCCATGTTCGCTATAATCAACAAAAAGCTATAGTTAGTATTGAAACATTGGAAATTTTAGAAGGTGAGCTAACCTCTAGGCTCTTTAAACTGGTATTAGAATGGGCTACTTTACATGAATCTGAATTAATGGCAGATTGGGAACTTGCAAGGGATAACCAACCTCTCAACAAAATTTTACCACTGGAGTAA
- a CDS encoding type II toxin-antitoxin system RelE family toxin — protein MTESQQRALRIKKSARKNLVDLQPKFFKQVMTKILQLLEDAQPQDCKSLKGYSGVYRVDQGEYRILYTISEDAIEVFRVGKRNDDEVYENL, from the coding sequence ATGACTGAATCTCAGCAACGCGCTTTACGTATTAAAAAATCTGCTCGGAAAAACTTAGTCGATTTGCAGCCAAAGTTTTTTAAGCAGGTGATGACTAAAATTTTGCAGCTATTAGAAGACGCGCAGCCTCAAGATTGTAAATCACTTAAGGGTTATTCAGGCGTGTATCGAGTTGACCAAGGTGAGTATCGCATTCTTTATACAATTTCAGAGGATGCTATCGAAGTTTTTCGCGTTGGTAAGCGTAATGATGATGAGGTATATGAAAATCTATAA
- a CDS encoding NYN domain-containing protein gives MGSPMNRLSIFVDGNNMFYAQQKNGWFFDPRRVLEYFKNEQSETTLINAFWYTGLKDPQDQRGFRDALISLGYTVRTKILKEYYDDSSGRYSQKANLDIEIVVDMFNTVDQYDRVVLFSGDGDFERAIELLRSKNTHITVVSTEGMIARELRNATDRYIDLNDIRDLIEKVDS, from the coding sequence ATGGGTTCCCCGATGAATCGTCTGTCTATATTTGTAGACGGAAACAATATGTTCTATGCTCAGCAAAAAAATGGGTGGTTTTTTGACCCGAGGCGGGTATTGGAATATTTCAAAAACGAACAGTCAGAGACAACGTTAATTAATGCATTCTGGTACACGGGCTTAAAAGATCCGCAGGATCAGCGAGGATTCAGAGATGCTTTAATTAGTTTGGGTTATACAGTCAGAACTAAGATTTTAAAAGAATATTATGATGATTCCTCAGGTCGCTACTCGCAAAAAGCGAATTTAGATATAGAAATTGTAGTCGATATGTTTAATACAGTAGATCAGTATGACAGAGTAGTATTATTTAGTGGAGATGGAGATTTTGAAAGAGCTATTGAGCTACTACGTTCTAAAAACACTCATATTACAGTGGTATCCACAGAAGGAATGATAGCGAGAGAATTACGTAATGCTACTGACAGATATATAGATTTGAATGATATTCGAGACCTAATAGAAAAAGTAGATTCTTAG
- a CDS encoding 2-isopropylmalate synthase, with the protein MKNKPERIIIFDTTLRDGEQCPGATLNIDEKLAIAKQLARLGVDIIEAGFAFASPGDFEAVSKIAQTVGTEDGPVICSLARARHDDIKAAAEAIKPAVKGRIHTFIATSDIHLKYKLKKNKAEVLAIAEEMVAYAKSFTDDIEFSPEDAGRSEAEFLYQVLERAIAAGATTVNIPDTVGYTTPSEFGSLIKGIKDNVPNIDQAIISVHGHNDLGLAVANFLESVKNGARQLECTINGIGERAGNAALEELVMALHVRRQYFNSFLGRLVESEEPLTNIDTRQIYKTSRLVSNLTGLLVQPNKAIVGANAFAHESGIHQDGVLKNKLTYEIMDAQLIGLTQNQIVLGKHSGRNAFRTRLRELGYELTETELNKAFVRFKEIADKKKEITDWDLEAIVNDEIQQAPDLFRLELVQVSCGSNARPTATVTIRTPEGEELMDAAIGTGPVDAVYKAINRVVNVPNQLIEFSVQSVTAGIDALGEVTIRLKYEDRVFSGHAANTDIIVASAQAYVNALNRLFAALQIKQQQQEVANN; encoded by the coding sequence ATGAAGAACAAACCAGAACGAATAATCATTTTTGACACTACACTCCGGGATGGGGAGCAGTGTCCGGGTGCGACTCTGAACATAGATGAAAAACTAGCTATAGCCAAACAACTCGCTCGTTTGGGTGTAGACATTATTGAAGCGGGGTTTGCTTTTGCCAGCCCTGGAGATTTTGAAGCAGTGAGCAAGATTGCTCAAACAGTGGGAACGGAAGATGGTCCTGTGATTTGCAGTTTGGCAAGAGCGCGGCATGATGATATCAAGGCAGCAGCAGAGGCAATTAAACCTGCTGTAAAAGGTAGAATTCACACCTTTATTGCCACAAGTGATATTCATCTCAAGTACAAACTGAAAAAAAACAAAGCAGAAGTCTTGGCAATTGCTGAAGAAATGGTTGCTTATGCTAAGAGCTTCACAGATGATATAGAATTTTCTCCAGAAGATGCAGGACGCTCCGAAGCGGAATTTCTTTATCAAGTGTTAGAACGAGCGATCGCAGCAGGAGCAACCACAGTCAATATTCCCGACACCGTGGGTTACACAACCCCTAGCGAATTTGGCTCCCTAATCAAGGGAATAAAAGATAATGTTCCCAATATAGATCAAGCCATTATTTCCGTTCACGGGCATAATGATTTGGGCTTGGCAGTTGCCAACTTTTTAGAATCGGTGAAAAATGGTGCAAGACAGTTAGAATGCACAATCAACGGTATTGGTGAACGTGCGGGAAATGCAGCGCTAGAAGAGTTAGTCATGGCATTGCACGTCCGGAGGCAATACTTTAACTCCTTCTTAGGACGGCTAGTTGAATCAGAAGAACCGTTAACAAATATTGACACAAGGCAAATTTACAAAACGTCACGCTTAGTGTCCAATTTGACCGGACTGCTAGTTCAGCCCAATAAGGCAATAGTGGGAGCAAACGCTTTTGCCCACGAATCCGGAATTCACCAAGATGGTGTGCTAAAAAACAAGCTCACCTACGAAATTATGGATGCTCAATTGATTGGATTAACACAAAATCAAATTGTCTTAGGCAAACATTCAGGCAGAAACGCTTTCCGCACCCGCTTGAGAGAATTGGGCTACGAACTCACAGAAACTGAATTAAACAAGGCATTTGTTCGCTTTAAAGAGATTGCGGACAAAAAGAAAGAAATTACGGATTGGGATTTAGAAGCTATTGTTAATGATGAAATTCAACAAGCGCCCGATTTATTCCGTTTAGAACTTGTACAAGTTTCTTGTGGTAGTAATGCCCGTCCTACAGCAACAGTGACCATACGCACCCCAGAAGGAGAAGAATTAATGGATGCAGCCATTGGTACGGGACCTGTGGATGCAGTTTATAAAGCTATTAACCGTGTCGTCAACGTACCGAACCAGTTGATTGAGTTCTCCGTACAATCAGTGACAGCAGGTATTGATGCACTTGGGGAAGTGACCATCCGTCTTAAATATGAAGACCGAGTTTTCTCAGGTCATGCAGCCAACACTGATATTATTGTAGCATCAGCACAAGCTTACGTAAATGCACTGAATCGTTTATTCGCAGCTTTGCAAATTAAACAACAACAGCAAGAAGTTGCGAATAATTAG
- a CDS encoding serine/threonine-protein kinase codes for MAEEPQSTNKQYVSAANRPLSRLREATSTLAVHRSKLLARLGHVLAGTSVISAALLSAFDTNLTLFTENQAQSLFYLIRGPIVPPKNIVILAIDEQSISIGEQYYKTNPQEFSYLEPLRSFPFKRAAYAQVIAKLVQAGARSVAVDVVFDTPSPYGVDDDKTLQQVLQIYGSKVTLAGLYENFATHQGAFTQLTQPQQMFQVGSVGVGSVNFPIEINGKVHKLASEFSQSLGNGDTLTEKVLSFDEAVLRAAQVNYPPPKGDRIHFYGPQETFEQIPFWYVLDPKNWNSYLQQGKFFEDKIVLIGATAQLANDYHSAAAARDLLQPEKMAGGEIHANAIATLMENKAIVQAIPSPEGRGLFVLCLLGGSAAIISWKQRGATRFLSSIGLAIIWGGIGYASFVSGLFILPTAIPVMGIISVGFCYLGTEFAREIARRSQLLDIFRKYSSHRVVQEIISQQEDLKDLLQEREMAISGKILDGRYKIVKVLGAGGFSETYIAEDIKLPGNPQCVVKQLKPANSKPEQLTIARRLFTSEAQTLQKLGDHEQIPKLLAYFEEEEEFYLIQEYIVGHALSQELASGRPLHEIAVVHILQDLLQTLTFVHKNNVIHRDIKPSNIIRRNSDGKLVLIDFGAVKEMTTQLLDGSEHTAFTIGIGTKGYAPSEQCYGRPQYSSDIYAVGMIGIKALTGMAPHDLDRDANGEVNWVDKAQVNVSLANFLSKMVREDFQQRYQSASEALKALEEVEIAERTPTWLPEELPTDTLYLEDSDTPTTPWSGISDESSQSTVKIRD; via the coding sequence ATGGCAGAAGAACCTCAATCCACAAATAAACAATATGTCTCTGCTGCCAATAGACCTTTATCGCGCCTAAGAGAAGCAACTTCGACCCTGGCAGTACATCGCTCGAAACTGTTGGCTCGCTTAGGACACGTGCTGGCTGGCACTTCAGTTATAAGCGCGGCGTTGCTTTCAGCTTTTGATACTAATTTGACTCTATTCACGGAAAACCAAGCACAAAGCCTGTTTTATTTAATACGGGGACCGATAGTTCCTCCAAAAAACATCGTGATTTTGGCCATTGATGAACAGTCTATATCTATCGGCGAACAGTATTATAAAACAAATCCCCAAGAATTCTCTTACTTGGAACCACTTAGGTCTTTTCCTTTTAAACGTGCCGCATACGCCCAGGTTATTGCAAAATTAGTACAAGCTGGCGCACGTTCTGTTGCAGTAGATGTCGTTTTTGATACGCCAAGTCCTTATGGGGTAGATGATGACAAGACTTTGCAACAAGTATTGCAAATCTATGGCAGCAAGGTCACTTTAGCCGGACTCTACGAAAATTTTGCGACACATCAAGGCGCGTTTACGCAACTGACGCAACCCCAACAGATGTTTCAAGTGGGGTCTGTGGGAGTTGGTTCGGTTAATTTTCCTATAGAAATAAATGGTAAGGTTCACAAATTGGCTAGCGAGTTTTCTCAGTCGTTAGGGAATGGTGATACTTTAACCGAGAAAGTTCTTTCCTTTGATGAAGCTGTTCTTAGAGCAGCCCAAGTAAATTATCCTCCACCAAAGGGCGATCGCATACATTTTTACGGACCACAGGAAACATTTGAGCAAATCCCTTTTTGGTACGTACTAGACCCAAAAAACTGGAACAGTTATTTACAGCAAGGAAAGTTTTTTGAAGACAAAATTGTCCTGATTGGCGCAACAGCCCAGTTGGCAAATGACTATCATTCTGCGGCGGCGGCTAGAGATTTGTTGCAACCAGAAAAAATGGCGGGGGGAGAAATTCACGCAAATGCGATCGCAACTCTTATGGAAAATAAAGCGATCGTACAAGCAATCCCCAGCCCTGAAGGACGCGGTTTATTTGTGCTTTGTTTATTAGGTGGATCTGCTGCAATTATTTCTTGGAAGCAAAGGGGCGCAACTAGATTTTTGTCTAGTATTGGTCTTGCCATAATCTGGGGAGGAATTGGTTACGCAAGCTTTGTGTCTGGGCTATTCATTTTGCCCACAGCTATACCCGTCATGGGAATTATAAGTGTTGGATTTTGCTATTTGGGAACCGAATTTGCCAGGGAAATTGCCAGAAGAAGCCAATTGCTCGATATTTTCCGGAAATATTCCTCGCACCGTGTCGTTCAAGAAATTATCAGCCAGCAAGAGGACTTAAAAGACTTACTCCAGGAAAGAGAAATGGCAATCTCAGGAAAAATCCTGGATGGTCGCTACAAAATTGTCAAAGTTTTAGGTGCAGGTGGATTTAGCGAAACCTATATTGCCGAAGATATTAAACTTCCTGGGAATCCTCAATGTGTTGTGAAGCAACTAAAACCAGCAAACAGTAAACCAGAACAGTTGACAATTGCCAGACGTTTATTTACCTCAGAAGCCCAAACACTTCAAAAATTGGGCGATCACGAGCAAATACCGAAGTTGCTAGCATACTTTGAAGAGGAAGAAGAATTTTATTTGATTCAAGAATATATAGTAGGTCATGCTCTCAGTCAGGAATTAGCAAGTGGCAGACCTCTTCATGAAATAGCTGTTGTTCATATTTTACAGGACTTATTGCAAACATTAACCTTTGTCCATAAAAATAACGTCATTCATCGAGATATTAAACCCAGCAATATTATCCGGCGAAATTCAGATGGTAAACTAGTCTTGATTGACTTTGGAGCCGTCAAAGAAATGACCACACAATTGCTTGACGGTTCAGAGCATACAGCCTTTACCATCGGCATTGGTACTAAAGGCTATGCACCAAGCGAGCAGTGTTACGGGCGTCCCCAATATAGCAGTGATATTTATGCAGTTGGCATGATTGGCATTAAAGCCCTAACTGGTATGGCTCCTCACGATCTCGACAGAGATGCAAATGGAGAAGTAAACTGGGTTGACAAGGCACAAGTCAACGTTTCACTAGCAAATTTTCTTAGCAAAATGGTGCGTGAAGATTTTCAACAACGTTACCAATCAGCATCAGAGGCACTTAAGGCGTTAGAAGAGGTAGAAATAGCTGAGAGAACGCCAACCTGGTTACCCGAAGAATTACCAACAGATACCCTTTATCTAGAAGATTCAGATACCCCCACTACACCTTGGTCAGGAATATCTGACGAAAGTTCACAATCAACTGTAAAGATTAGGGATTAG
- a CDS encoding FecR family protein, translating to MLRKFYILLVISLMEVVVLPLPNRASAATPLTQAVIQELRNLVQLIPQNRPKRQARRSDAMTPGDGLSTGRSSLADLRFNDGSLARIGEQAVFRFLPRTRNFSLKNGTVLLLIPPGKGHTRVNTPNAAAAIRGSALFVRYDPSTETTIVGALTTSGIEVLNKNASQRKELQAGQLMVVVKGKFQGLYDFDLRTFYDTSGLVRGLDLPLRTGVPSTDPAIASVQAETAAALASQQPIIGQGVVENPSFLRSSTASQDPLNNASREDAPVGTFIETGQVVSNNDERSDSGDGKDTGTNPPVTNPPVTNPPVINPPVTNPPVINPPVINPPVTNPPVTNPPVINPPVINPPVINPPVINPPVTTPTTTPSTPSSIPATPSTPPSTNPTTPSSSQPQPATPSQPPPPVSTTPAPAPVAPAPAPVAPAPTPVAPAPTPVAPPVSTAPAPVAPAPAPVATPVIELPPAPVAPPVIEPPSPSAIQPPPSLPISKPEQTSLKPST from the coding sequence ATGTTACGCAAGTTTTATATACTATTGGTGATTAGTCTCATGGAAGTTGTGGTACTGCCTTTGCCAAATCGGGCAAGTGCTGCCACTCCTCTAACTCAGGCTGTCATTCAAGAACTCCGCAACTTAGTACAACTCATTCCCCAGAATCGACCAAAGCGTCAAGCACGTCGCTCGGATGCCATGACGCCCGGTGATGGGTTGTCTACAGGAAGATCTTCTTTAGCAGACTTGCGCTTCAACGACGGTTCTTTGGCTCGGATAGGGGAACAAGCCGTATTTCGCTTCTTACCGAGAACACGTAATTTTAGCCTGAAAAACGGAACCGTACTGTTGCTGATTCCACCTGGAAAAGGTCATACACGTGTAAACACTCCAAATGCCGCAGCAGCAATTCGCGGTTCAGCATTATTTGTGCGTTACGATCCAAGCACTGAAACCACAATTGTTGGTGCATTGACAACTAGCGGCATTGAAGTCCTGAATAAGAATGCTTCTCAACGAAAAGAACTTCAGGCTGGGCAATTGATGGTTGTTGTCAAAGGTAAATTTCAAGGTTTGTATGATTTTGATTTAAGAACTTTTTATGATACGAGCGGTTTGGTTCGGGGACTGGATTTGCCCCTGAGAACTGGTGTACCCAGTACAGATCCAGCGATCGCTAGCGTTCAAGCAGAAACTGCAGCGGCTCTTGCGTCACAGCAACCTATCATCGGTCAAGGGGTTGTAGAAAATCCTTCTTTCTTAAGGTCAAGCACTGCTTCTCAAGATCCTCTAAATAATGCTAGTAGAGAGGATGCTCCTGTTGGTACGTTCATCGAAACAGGGCAAGTTGTATCTAATAATGATGAGCGATCTGATAGTGGAGACGGGAAAGATACTGGTACAAACCCACCCGTAACAAACCCACCCGTAACAAACCCACCTGTAATAAACCCACCCGTAACAAACCCACCTGTAATAAACCCACCCGTAATAAACCCACCCGTAACAAACCCACCTGTAACAAACCCACCTGTAATAAACCCACCTGTAATAAACCCACCTGTAATAAACCCACCTGTAATAAACCCACCTGTAACAACACCAACAACAACACCTTCAACACCTTCAAGTATTCCAGCTACTCCTTCGACTCCACCATCAACTAACCCAACTACACCTAGTTCGTCTCAGCCACAACCTGCTACGCCATCACAACCACCTCCACCAGTGTCAACGACACCAGCACCAGCACCTGTAGCGCCCGCACCAGCACCTGTAGCGCCCGCACCGACACCTGTAGCGCCCGCACCGACACCTGTAGCACCACCAGTGTCAACGGCACCAGCACCTGTAGCGCCCGCACCAGCACCTGTAGCAACACCAGTGATAGAACTGCCACCAGCACCTGTAGCACCACCAGTGATAGAGCCGCCAAGTCCATCGGCAATACAACCACCCCCATCATTGCCAATTTCGAAACCAGAGCAAACTTCGTTAAAGCCAAGCACTTGA
- a CDS encoding MnmC family methyltransferase, with the protein MKENFTPESTADGSFTFFSQEFGELFHSHYGARQESFLKFSLPTQLTFAANKSKLRLLDVCYGLGYNTAAALQTIWEVNPKCHVEVIGLELNAAVPQAAIAHHLYDNWGYEYTQILAQLACEHQVVQDCLTANLLVGDARSTIQLVNKSGFKADAIFLDPFSPPQCPQLWTVEFIQQLSLCLDLNGLLATYSCAAAVRTALEAGGLQIGSTPPVGRRTPGTVAAHIRGGGDGERGGEGEGIQQFPFSESYELSQAEKEHLLTRAAIPYRDPQLNDSADVILRRRQQEQQVSSLEPTSHWRKRWLSKSL; encoded by the coding sequence ATGAAAGAAAATTTTACACCAGAGTCAACCGCAGATGGTTCATTCACCTTCTTTTCACAAGAATTTGGCGAATTGTTCCACAGTCACTACGGCGCTCGTCAAGAGAGTTTTCTCAAATTCTCGCTTCCCACTCAACTTACTTTTGCTGCAAATAAATCAAAATTGCGGCTTTTGGATGTTTGTTACGGTTTGGGATACAACACAGCAGCAGCTTTACAAACCATTTGGGAAGTCAACCCCAAGTGTCATGTGGAAGTTATTGGCTTAGAACTAAATGCTGCTGTACCACAAGCTGCGATCGCTCATCATTTATATGACAATTGGGGATATGAGTATACTCAAATTTTGGCTCAGTTAGCTTGCGAGCATCAAGTTGTCCAAGATTGCCTGACAGCAAATCTCTTAGTTGGCGATGCGAGAAGCACAATTCAGCTTGTGAACAAATCCGGTTTTAAAGCTGATGCTATTTTTCTCGATCCATTTTCTCCCCCTCAATGTCCGCAGTTGTGGACTGTTGAATTTATTCAGCAACTTTCCCTTTGCTTGGATTTGAACGGCTTACTTGCAACCTACTCTTGCGCGGCTGCTGTACGTACCGCACTCGAAGCCGGTGGACTACAAATCGGTTCCACACCACCCGTTGGCAGGCGTACACCCGGTACTGTTGCAGCCCATATAAGAGGAGGGGGAGATGGGGAGAGAGGGGGAGAGGGAGAAGGCATTCAACAATTTCCCTTCTCCGAGTCCTACGAACTCTCTCAAGCGGAAAAAGAACACTTGTTAACCCGTGCAGCAATTCCCTATCGAGATCCACAACTGAACGATTCCGCTGATGTCATTTTGAGACGACGGCAACAAGAGCAACAAGTCTCTTCTCTAGAACCTACGTCCCATTGGCGAAAAAGATGGCTATCGAAAAGTCTATAG
- a CDS encoding DUF2442 domain-containing protein, with translation MLKDIVAVQPLENHQLYIRFEDGVEGTVDISKIVKFTGVFAPLQNQEYFAQVEVNHEVGTIQWQSGADLDPDVLYAIVSKEPIPNYQLNLQSVAERA, from the coding sequence ATGTTAAAAGATATAGTCGCAGTTCAACCACTAGAAAATCATCAACTATATATTCGATTTGAAGATGGTGTCGAAGGAACCGTAGATATCAGTAAAATTGTTAAATTTACGGGTGTTTTTGCTCCCTTACAAAATCAAGAATACTTCGCTCAAGTTGAGGTAAATCATGAGGTAGGAACTATTCAATGGCAATCAGGAGCAGATTTAGACCCAGATGTGCTATACGCTATTGTATCTAAAGAACCTATTCCCAATTATCAGTTAAATTTGCAATCTGTTGCTGAGAGAGCGTAG
- a CDS encoding aspartyl protease, which yields MLKIHTLNMGIITTTITVTNLVDEILAERGFISQEEIRSVTLENVLVDTGATRLCLPSDIITQLGLPLAGEIDVKTPTGICKTKLFKRVSLTVEGRKGEFTCTELPGAEDPLLGLIPLEELGLQPDVINQRLIVLPEQGRDTYHTILSAFTL from the coding sequence ATGCTAAAAATACATACTCTTAACATGGGAATCATTACGACTACAATTACTGTTACAAATCTAGTGGATGAAATTTTAGCAGAGCGAGGTTTTATTTCTCAAGAAGAAATTCGTTCTGTAACTCTTGAGAATGTTTTAGTAGATACCGGAGCAACACGTCTGTGTCTGCCATCAGATATTATTACTCAGTTAGGTTTGCCTTTGGCGGGAGAAATTGATGTTAAAACTCCCACAGGTATATGTAAAACCAAGCTTTTCAAACGCGTAAGTCTGACAGTGGAAGGTCGAAAAGGCGAATTCACCTGTACAGAATTGCCAGGAGCAGAAGATCCACTTCTTGGTTTAATTCCACTGGAAGAATTGGGGTTGCAACCTGATGTTATTAATCAACGGCTGATTGTGCTTCCCGAACAAGGTCGGGATACATATCATACAATTTTATCAGCCTTCACGCTCTAA
- a CDS encoding sulfurtransferase produces the protein MPNKHFVISCEWLLEHLEDPQVVIVDCRFSLADPQLGQQQYKKCHIQGSYYLDLNLDLSSPVGKHGGRHPLPEPHELAQKLSKIGVNSPETLVVAYDNSRYAFASRLWWLLRYFGHEKVAVLDGGFAAWQNVGYPVTDVVPEHKVATDITFIPKIQTDMVVDIATVKERKDLQEVVLIDSREKERYLGIREPIDKIAGHIPGAVNYPWQEVTDSAGYLLPSVEQSHRWSNLENAKEIFVYCGSGVTACVNLLSLELAGIHTGKLYAGSWSDWISY, from the coding sequence ATGCCCAACAAACATTTCGTTATTTCTTGTGAATGGCTGTTAGAACATCTTGAAGATCCACAAGTTGTTATAGTGGATTGTCGCTTTTCTCTCGCAGATCCACAACTGGGACAGCAACAGTACAAAAAGTGTCATATACAAGGGTCTTACTACTTAGACTTAAATTTAGATCTTTCTAGTCCTGTTGGAAAACATGGAGGCAGGCATCCTCTACCAGAACCTCATGAATTAGCTCAAAAGTTGTCAAAAATTGGAGTAAATTCTCCAGAAACTCTTGTTGTTGCCTATGATAATTCTCGTTATGCTTTCGCATCCCGTTTGTGGTGGCTGCTACGCTACTTTGGACATGAGAAAGTAGCAGTACTGGATGGGGGTTTTGCTGCATGGCAAAACGTTGGTTATCCCGTAACGGATGTTGTGCCAGAACACAAAGTAGCGACGGATATTACTTTTATACCTAAGATCCAAACAGACATGGTAGTAGATATCGCTACAGTGAAAGAGCGAAAAGATTTACAAGAAGTTGTGTTGATTGATTCGCGAGAAAAGGAGCGTTACCTGGGTATTAGAGAACCGATTGATAAAATTGCCGGACATATTCCTGGTGCAGTCAATTATCCTTGGCAAGAAGTGACTGACTCTGCGGGGTATTTGCTGCCAAGTGTAGAGCAAAGTCATCGATGGTCTAATCTTGAAAATGCCAAGGAAATTTTTGTTTATTGTGGTTCTGGGGTAACTGCTTGTGTCAACTTACTATCGCTGGAATTAGCAGGTATTCATACAGGTAAACTTTATGCTGGTAGTTGGAGTGATTGGATTAGTTATTAG
- a CDS encoding PLP-dependent aminotransferase family protein: MDFAITINSNSPVPLHQQLYEELRQAILNGRLLPGGRIPSTRQLAKSLGISRTTVTQTYDQLLSEGYLETVVGSGTFVCSQLPDDLLRSAPVQSTRTTTRPPVQLSKYGVSLAQTENVPRVPEPELLINFRYGRPAFDQFPIELWRKQLSRYCCSNLEWLDYSTDILGYKPLREAIARYLSRSRAVNCDPDQVLVVNGTQQALDLIMRLFIEPGKIIALEDPGYLSARLIFETQGAKLLPITVDESGLVVEDLANHAKEQVRLVYVTPSHQFPTGAILSLPRRLELLTWSGATGAFIIEDDYDSEYRYGDRPIPALQGLDKSDSVLYIGTFSKVLFPSLRIGYLVLPKSLVSVFARAKWLSDRHLQLLEQQVLADFIEEGHLERHIRKMRAVYDKRRQVLVKAFNMNFAEKATILGEKAGIHLMVRLQTPFSDEEIMQRAERAGVGIMSAAPHYLRAYSKGEFIFGYGELTEQQLVEGIDRLAQSLNNNSY; the protein is encoded by the coding sequence ATGGATTTTGCCATTACAATCAACAGCAATTCCCCAGTACCCCTCCACCAACAGCTTTACGAGGAACTGCGCCAAGCCATTCTAAATGGACGATTGTTACCGGGTGGACGCATTCCTTCTACCCGTCAACTTGCTAAATCTCTGGGCATTTCCCGCACGACTGTCACTCAAACCTACGATCAACTTTTAAGTGAGGGATATCTAGAGACTGTTGTGGGTTCCGGTACTTTCGTTTGCTCTCAACTCCCTGACGATTTGCTGCGTTCCGCACCAGTTCAATCTACCAGAACAACAACCCGTCCGCCAGTTCAACTCTCTAAATATGGAGTAAGTTTGGCTCAGACGGAGAATGTACCAAGAGTTCCCGAACCAGAATTGTTGATTAACTTCCGTTACGGGCGTCCTGCTTTTGACCAATTTCCCATAGAACTGTGGCGCAAGCAGCTTTCTCGCTACTGTTGCTCTAACTTAGAATGGCTGGATTATTCAACAGATATTCTGGGATACAAGCCTTTGCGAGAAGCGATCGCACGATACCTCTCCCGTTCCCGTGCTGTCAACTGCGATCCAGACCAAGTGCTAGTTGTGAACGGGACACAGCAAGCACTTGATTTAATTATGCGTTTGTTCATTGAGCCTGGGAAAATTATTGCCTTGGAAGACCCCGGTTATTTGAGTGCAAGGCTCATTTTTGAAACACAAGGCGCAAAACTTCTACCCATTACTGTAGATGAGTCTGGTTTGGTGGTTGAAGACTTGGCAAACCATGCAAAAGAACAAGTTCGGCTTGTGTATGTCACACCCTCTCACCAATTTCCCACAGGAGCAATACTTTCCCTACCAAGACGTTTAGAATTACTCACTTGGTCTGGTGCAACTGGGGCATTTATTATAGAAGATGATTATGACAGTGAATATCGTTATGGTGATCGCCCCATTCCTGCGTTACAAGGGTTGGATAAAAGTGATTCAGTTCTCTACATCGGTACGTTCTCAAAAGTACTGTTTCCTTCCCTAAGAATTGGCTATTTAGTGTTACCAAAAAGTTTAGTTTCTGTTTTTGCTCGGGCAAAATGGTTAAGCGATCGCCATTTACAATTACTAGAACAGCAAGTGCTTGCAGACTTTATTGAGGAAGGACATTTAGAACGACACATTAGAAAAATGCGAGCCGTTTACGACAAGCGCCGTCAAGTTTTAGTAAAAGCGTTTAACATGAATTTTGCTGAGAAAGCAACGATATTAGGAGAAAAAGCAGGCATCCATTTGATGGTACGGTTACAGACACCTTTTAGTGATGAAGAGATTATGCAACGTGCAGAGCGAGCAGGTGTAGGAATCATGTCTGCTGCACCTCATTATCTGAGAGCATATTCAAAAGGTGAGTTTATTTTTGGCTATGGTGAACTGACAGAGCAGCAGTTGGTGGAGGGTATTGACAGACTAGCTCAAAGTTTGAACAATAATTCTTATTAA